Proteins from a single region of Engystomops pustulosus chromosome 5, aEngPut4.maternal, whole genome shotgun sequence:
- the LOC140133162 gene encoding uncharacterized protein: MSQSQASSIKTRSRASSSKASTTSNAAAIARAKAEAARTRATFAEQEMQLKLQQASLEAERARQQASLEAERARQAQEQASLDLERARLEATLEKLTIEREAAAAMAEAEILEAAAFSHSEPSRHSSMPDLEQEPQDTLERTSEYVLQHPVCNPQTTHETKVTNCESSPRHHILCQEADLRPQFCKQENATAQVNFLAYQRTQASSQRPGSYYTPRQCGTVKPKEETSDRYGYTPHSHQGNHLPNCLSTNQATIDFAKFFARRELVTKGLVKFNDRPENYRAWRSSFQSLIRDLDLSSREELDLLVKWLGDESAEHAKRIRAININYPETGLKMIWDRLDECYGSAEVIENSLFKRIDDFPRIASKGYQKLRELSDLLTELQVAKAEGDLMGLAFLDTARGVNPIVQKLPHNLQEKWVNHGFKYKEIHDVQFPPFSVFVEFITQQAKIRNDPSFDFTLSCATPSGLKQHKTPVAVHKTNVSSKSNSYRPSSSSHQDGRSTDPSKQCPLHKKPHSLLKCRGFREKSMEDRKAFLRDNKICYKCCLATSHFAKDCKVSVKCTECDSTDHNSALHPGPPPWASSHIESGQEQGGEEGNTETETPDVTSQCTEVCKGLVGGRSCSKICLVRVYPTGCKDKAFKVYAILDDQSNKSLARSTFFDIFNIKGPSSPYSLKTCAGTVETAGRRATGYTIESIDGRTCLTLPTIIECNQIPDNRSEIPTPDVAKHQPHLKHIAHLIPKLDPQAQIILLLGRDILQVHKPRHQINGPHNAPFAQKLDLGWVIVGDVCIGGVHRPTSVNNMLTSTLENGRPSLFQPC; this comes from the coding sequence ATGTCACAAAGCCAAGCGTCTTCTATCAAGACAAGATCACGGGCCAGTTCCTCAAAAGCATCTACCACGAGCAATGCAGCCGCCATCGCCCGCGCAAAAGCGGAAGCAGCGAGGACACGGGCTACCTTTGCTGAACAAGAGATGCAGTTGAAATtacaacaagcctccttagaagcagagagggcacgacaacaagcctccttagaagcagagagggcacgaCAAGCACAAGAACAGGCTTCTCTGGACTTAGAAAGGGCGCGCTTGGAAGCAACACTTGAGAAGCTGACAATTGAGAGGGAAGCAGCAGCTGCCATGGCGGAAGCAGAAATCTTAGAGGCAGCCGCGTTCTCTCACAGCGAGCCCAGCAGACACAGTAGCATGCCTGATCTGGAACAAGAACCCCAGGATACACTAGAACGCACTTCAGAATATGTCCTTCAACATCCTGTGTGTAATCCTCAGACTACACATGAAACAAAGGTTACCAACTGCGAGTCAAGTCCAAGGCATCATATTTTATGTCAAGAAGCGGACCTCAGACCACAGTTCTGCAAGCAAGAGAATGCTACGGCTCAAGTCAACTTCCTTGCCTACCAGAGAACCCAAGCTTCATCCCAGCGTCCAGGAAGTTACTACACTCCCAGACAGTGTGGCACGGTGAAACCTAAAGAAGAGACTTCTGACAGGTATGGCTACACACCACACTCTCACCAAGGCAACCATTTGCCAAACTGTCTCAGCACAAACCAAGCCACAATAGACTTTGCTAAGTTCTTTGCTCGACGTGAGCTTGTCACCAAAGGACTTGTAAAGTTCAATGATCGCCCTGAGAACTATAGGGCTTGGCGATCCTCATTCCAGAGTCTTATAAGAGACTTAGACTTGTCTTCTAGGGAAGAGCTAGATCTACTGGTGAAATGGCTTGGAGATGAATCTGCTGAGCATGCCAAGAGGATCAGAGCCATTAACATAAACTATCCAGAAACAGGTTTAAAGATGATCTGGGATAGACTCGATGAGTGTTATGGCTCAGCAGAGGTTATAGAAAATTCATTATTCAAAAGAATTGATGACTTCCCTAGAATAGCTAGTAAGGGCTACCAAAAACTTAGGGAACTAAGTGATCTGTTAACTGAACTACAGGTTGCCAAAGCAGAAGGAGATTTAATGGGACTTGCATTTCTTGACACAGCCAGGGGTGTCAACCCTATAGTGCAAAAACTTCCTCACAACCTACAAGAAAAGTGGGTCAATCATGGTTTCAAGTACAAGGAAATCCATGATGTACAGTTTCCACCCTTCAGTGTATTTGTGGAATTTATTACTCAGCAAGCAAAAATCAGAAATGATCCCAGTTTCGATTTTACTCTATCCTGTGCCACTCCATCTGGTCTTAAACAACATAAAACTCCGGTAGCAGTTCACAAAACTAATGTTTCTTCTAAAAGTAATTCTTACAGGCCTTCAAGCTCCTCTCACCAGGATGGAAGATCCACGGACCCAAGTAAGCAGTGTCCCCTGCACAAGAAGCCACATTCCCTACTGAAATGCAGAGGCTTCagagagaagtccatggaggaccgCAAAGCTTTCCTCAGGGACAACAAAATCTGCTACAAGTGCTGCTTAGCAACATCACACTTCGCAAAGGACTGTAAGGTCAGTGTTAAATGTACAGAATGTGACAGCAcagatcacaactcagctttacaCCCTGGGCCACCACCGTGGGCCTCATCTCATATAGAAAGTGGCCAGGAACAAGGTGGAGAGGAGGGAAATACTGAAACAGAGACACCAGATGTTACTTCTCAATGCACTGAGGTCTGCAAAGGACTTGTAGGTGGCAGGTCCTGCTCAAAAATCTGTCTTGTCAGAGTTTACCCAACGGGCTGCAAAGACAAAGCCTTCAAAGTATATGCCATTCTTGATGACCAAAGTAATAAATCTCTGGCTAGATCTACTTTCTTTGACATTTTCAATATTAAGGGACCCAGCTCTCCCTACTCCCTAAAGACTTGTGCAGGCACTGTTGAGACGGCGGGGAGAAGAGCTACTGGGTACACAATAGAGTCTATAGATGGTCGCACCTGCCTGACTTTACCAACCATAATCGAGTGTAACCAGATCCCTGATAACAGGTCTGAAATCCCTACACCAGATGTTGCAAAACACCAACCCCATTTGAAGCATATAGCTCATCTCATACCAAAGTTAGATCCTCAAGCTCAGATAATTCTGCTCCTTGGAAGAGATATCTTGCAAGTTCACAAGCCTAGACATCAAATTAATGGTCCTCACAATGCTCCATTTGCCCAGAAACTTGACCTAGGGTGGGTGATTGTAGGCGATGTTTGTATAGGTGGTGTGCACAGACCCACTTCGGTGAACAACATGCTTACCAGCACATTAGAGAATGGACGCCCTTCTCTCTTTCAACCATGTTAG
- the LOC140133161 gene encoding uncharacterized protein: MSFEDRLFLKIMEQGIVKDESNSWIAPLPFRPKRQCLPNNREQVYKRFASLRRNLQKKPDMKDHFFTFMERVFENSHAEIAPTLKDSEECWYLPIFGVYHPKKPGQIRVVFDSSAKFEGVSLNDVLLPGPDLNNRLLGVLLRFRRDSVAFMADIQQMFHCFLVKEEHRNFLRFFWFKDNNPLEEPIEYRMRVHIFGNSPSPSVAIYGLKHSAREGEKEYGSDVTQFVKKDFYVDDCLKSLPTNESAISLLKRAQEMLANSNLRLHKIASNSKKLMEAFPSHDYSNDLKDLSTDTFPMQRSLGLLWDLKSDTFTFQVSEEEKPFTRRGVLSAINSLYDPLGFAAPVTIQGKAILRDLTHDASNWDEQLPNEKKALWVEWKDSLTNLSHIHVARSYAPVPSTEVQLQRLYVFSDASIKAIAAVAYLKTVDIKGQCHIGFVMGKAKLAPLPEHTIPRLELCAAVLAVELAEMIATEMHLEIKDAVFYTDSKVVLGYIYNESRRFYVYVNNRVLRIRRSTLPKQWNFVPTDQNPADQATRSVAANRLKDTTWFTGPAFLYSSEHGTTDLKTFELVDADKDAEIRPKVSTLHTVTSDNYLKSHRFSRFSTWKSLVRAITLLTHIARSFKNTKLANVKECKGWHLCKNVHAVTELDQSKNVIIRTVQHEVYAKEIDSIINHRPIPKDSILKKLDPFIDADGLLRVGGRLKEAKIDFEGKHPILIPGHHHISYLLVRHYHEQVKHQGRLFTEGALRAAGLWIVGAKRCISKFIFKCITCRKLRGIFKTQKMANLPSDRLSTEPPFTNVGLDVFGPWFVVTRQTRGGQANSKRWAVLFTCMSVRAVHIEVIESMDTSSFINALRRFIAIRGPVKHIRSDRGTNFVGAAKELQIPTNLDTVSVNRYLSEQGCTWTFNPPHSSHMGGAWERMIGIARRILDSIFLQVGMARLTHECLTTFMAEVSAIINARPLIPVTSDPDDPMILTPAMLLTQKTKTTCSPAGEFTTKDLYKCQWRQVQSLANTFWDKWKKQYISTLQPRNKWQKTKPNLKVGDVVLMKDCQSHRNAWPLALVTKSFPGEDGNVRKVEVKVHDQNETKMFFRPVTELILLLSSEDSYGGID; encoded by the coding sequence ATGTCCTTTGAGGATAGACTGTTCTTAAAAATAATGGAGCAAGGAATAGTTAAAGACGAATCAAATAGCTGGATAGCACCTCTTCCCTTCAGACCCAAAAGGCAGTGTTTGCCTAACAATCGAGAACAAGTTTATAAACGCTTTGCTTCCCTTAGACGGAATCTTCAGAAAAAGCCTGATATGAAAGACCACTTCTTTACATTTATGGAAAGAGTATTTGAGAACTCCCATGCAGAGATAGCTCCAACCTTAAAGGATTCAGAGGAATGCTGGTATCTACCTATTTTTGGAGTTTACCACCCAAAGAAACCAGGACAGATAAGAGTAGTATTCGACTCTAGCGCCAAATTTGAGGGTGTTTCCTTAAATGATGTCCTACTGCCAGGTCCAGACCTCAACAACCGACTCCTTGGAGTGCTTCTCAGATTTCGCAGAGACTCTGTTGCATTTATGGCTGACATCCAACAAATGTTCCACTGCTTTCTTGTTAAAGAGGAACACCGAAATTTCCTTAGGTTCTTTTGGTTCAAGGACAACAACCCCTTGGAAGAACCCATCGAGTATCGCATGCGTGTGCACATTTTTGGTAACAGCCCTTCCCCATCAGTGGCTATATATGGACTTAAACATTCAGCCAGGGAGGGTGAGAAAGAATATGGTTCAGACGTTACACAGTTTGTCAAAAAGGACTTTTATGTGGATGACTGTTTAAAATCGCTACCTACAAATGAGTCTGCAATCAGTCTTCTTAAGAGAGCTCAAGAAATGCTTGCTAATTCAAACCTGAGACTCCATAAAATTGCCTCCAACAGCAAAAAATTGATGGAAGCATTTCCCTCTCATGATTACAGCAATGACTTAAAGGACTTAAGTACTGACACTTTTCCAATGCAACGTAGTCTTGGACTGCTCTGGGACTTAAAGTCTGACACCTTTACCTTCCAAGTCAGCGAGGAAGAGAAACCCTTTACTCGGAGAGGAGTACTATCTGCTATAAACAGCTTGTATGATCCTTTAGGGTTTGCAGCTCCTGTTACCATCCAAGGTAAGGCAATACTTAGAGATTTGACTCATGATGCCTCTAACTGGGATGAACAACTTCCCAATGAAAAGAAAGCACTGTGGGTAGAGTGGAAGGATTCTCTAACAAATCTCTCTCATATACATGTTGCACGCTCATATGCCCCTGTACCATCTACAGAGGTTCAGCTACAAAGACTTTATGTGTTTTCTGATGCTTCTATCAAAGCCATTGCTGCTGTGGCCTATCTTAAAACAGTAGACATTAAAGGACAATGTCATATAGGATTCGTCATGGGCAAAGCAAAACTTGCACCACTCCCTGAGCACACTATACCGAGACTAGAACTTTGTGCTGCAGTATTAGCAGTTGAGCTAGCTGAGATGATCGCAACAGAGATGCATTTGGAGATCAAAGATGCTGTGTTTTACACAGACAGCAAGGTAGTCTTGGGATATATCTACAATGAAAGTCGACGCTTCTACGTGTATGTCAACAACAGGGTTCTACGAATCAGGAGGTCAACTTTGCCAAAACAGTGGAATTTTGTTCCTACTGATCAAAATCCTGCAGACCAAGCAACTAGATCTGTTGCTGCCAACCGCCTTAAAGACACTACATGGTTTACAGGTCCTGCCTTTCTATACAGCTCAGAACACGGCACTACGGATCTTAAAACATTTGAACTTGTGGATGCTGACAAGGATGCAGAAATCCGTCCCAAGGTgtcgacactacacacagtgacttCAGACAATTACCTTAAGTCTCACCGATTCAGCAGGTTCTCAACCTGGAAATCACTTGTTCGTGCCATCACTCTCTTAACCCACATAGCTCGTTCTTTCAAAAATACCAAGCTTGCTAATGTTAAGGAGTGTAAAGGCTGGCACCTCTGCAAAAATGTTCATGCAGTGACTGAACTAGATCAGTCAAAGAATGTAATCATTCGGACTGTCCAACATGAAGTTTATGCTAAAGAAATTGACAGTATCATTAATCACAGACCTATTCCTAAAGATAGTATCTTAAAGAAACTTGATCCCTTCATTGATGCAGATGGCCTATTAAGGGTTGGAGGCCGCCTCAAGGAAGCAAAAATAGACTTTGAAGGAAAACATCCGATATTAATTCCTGGGCATCATCACATTTCCTATTTGCTTGTCAGACATTACCATGAACAGGTAAAACATCAGGGTCGGTTGTTCACAGAAGGGGCTTTACGAGCTGCTGGACTGTGGATTGTTGGAGCAAAAAGATGTATTAGCAAGTTCATTTTCAAATGTATCACATGCCGCAAACTTCGGGGTATTTTCAAAACACAGAAGATGGCCAATCTTCCATCTGACAGACTGAGTACAGAACCTCCTTTCACTAATGTCGGGCTTGATGTATTTGGTCCATGGTTTGTGGTTACCCGACAAACCAGAGGAGGTCAAGCAAACAGTAAGCGCTGGGCAGTCTTGTTCACCTGTATGTCTGTCCGGGCCGTGCACATAGAAGTAATTGAATCAATGGACACCTCAAGCTTCATAAATGCTCTTAGACGCTTTATAGCCATTAGGGGGCCTGTGAAACACATTCGCTCTGACAGAGGCACCAATTTTGTGGGAGCAGCCAAAGAGTTACAGATTCCTACAAACCTGGATACTGTCAGTGTAAACAGATACCTAAGTGAACAGGGTTGCACTTGGACTTTCAATCCGCCACATTCCTCCCATATGGGTGGAGCTTGGGAGAGAATGATAGGCATAGCCCGTAGAATTCTGGACTCTATCTTCTTACAAGTGGGTATGGCCAGACTAACCCATGAGTGCCTAACTACTTTCATGGCAGAAGTATCAGCCATCATTAATGCCAGACCACTAATTCCAGTTACCAGCGATCCTGATGATCCGATGATACTTACCCCTGCAATGTTGCTTACTCAGAAGACTAAGACAACCTGTTCTCCAGCTGGAGAATTTACTACCAAAGATCTCTATAAATGCCAATGGAGGCAAGTACAAAGTCTTGCCAATACCTTTTGGGATAAGTGGAAAAAGCAATACATCTCCACACTACAACCAAGAAATAAATGGCAGAAAACTAAACCCAACCTCAAAGTCGGTGATGTTGTGCTGATGAAAGACTGCCAGTCACACAGAAACGCGTGGCCTTTAGCTCTTGTTACTAAAAGTTTCCCAGGGGAGGATGGGAACGTCCGCAAAGTTGAAGTCAAGGTCCATGATCAGAATGAAACCAAAATGTTCTTCAGACCAGTAACTGAACTAATCTTATTGCTGTCATCTGAGGACTCTTATGGTGGCATCGATTGA